The following proteins are encoded in a genomic region of Sulfurimonas sp. HSL3-7:
- a CDS encoding BspA family leucine-rich repeat surface protein, whose product MYAKYLIGLLVIGLLAGCSKSDGSSDHSPSSEVTVLDGYIKDGNVTDANGQVATERNGTIGLYTFASTPVYPISLTVGSAKLVDTNAAFDVNLSAASGTIISPITTIIDGDAAVRSNIEILLGGLSDAELAVDYVETDNVEVAKFAQLCYAMLKYPNGASLLKERLTTNFNAGTDTNLTAFIDEIKRSPVKQPIFRELLAKVNAFSGSVSTMESELNSIKSLLDTDFTVADRAALDALITNYDANYTADANAATTKDLERKIKYAVVDAVTDMHRLFYGKLTFNVDISLWNTENVTDMSEMFYAAAAFNQDIGDWDTANDTNMSLMFYAAKVFDQDIGDWNTSNVISMDYMFHNARAFNQDIGSWDTSKVTTMSHMFDTAQVFNQDIGSWNTAKVTTMAYMFAHTNAFNQNLDAWDTSGVTTMNGMFYSATAFNQHIGSWDTSRVKTMNQLLNAATVFDQYIGDWNTSNVTDMTSLFEAALAFNQNISGWNVSSVKLMPRMFFAATAFDQNLSDWNVSNVTDHTEFDAVATSWVLPKPTFP is encoded by the coding sequence ATGTATGCCAAATACTTGATCGGTTTATTAGTAATTGGCCTTTTGGCCGGGTGTTCTAAAAGTGACGGTTCATCAGATCATTCACCATCAAGTGAGGTCACAGTCCTCGACGGTTATATCAAAGATGGAAATGTAACCGATGCCAACGGGCAGGTCGCAACAGAGCGCAATGGAACAATTGGACTCTATACTTTTGCATCAACCCCGGTCTACCCCATCTCATTGACCGTCGGCAGTGCCAAGCTGGTTGATACGAATGCAGCATTCGACGTCAACCTGAGTGCTGCTAGCGGCACGATCATCTCCCCCATAACGACCATCATTGATGGTGATGCTGCCGTCAGATCCAATATTGAGATCCTGCTGGGCGGACTGAGTGATGCAGAGTTGGCCGTTGATTATGTCGAAACCGACAATGTCGAAGTGGCCAAATTCGCCCAACTCTGCTACGCGATGCTTAAATATCCCAACGGTGCATCACTGCTTAAAGAACGGTTGACAACGAACTTCAATGCCGGTACCGACACCAATCTCACCGCTTTTATCGATGAGATCAAAAGATCACCGGTTAAACAGCCTATCTTCAGGGAGCTACTGGCCAAAGTAAACGCCTTCAGCGGTTCTGTCAGCACGATGGAGTCGGAACTCAACAGTATCAAATCCCTGCTCGATACCGACTTTACCGTCGCCGACAGGGCCGCATTGGATGCTTTGATCACTAACTATGATGCCAACTATACCGCTGATGCTAACGCTGCAACGACAAAAGACCTTGAAAGAAAGATCAAGTATGCCGTAGTAGACGCGGTGACAGATATGCACAGACTGTTTTATGGGAAGCTGACGTTTAATGTTGATATATCCTTATGGAATACAGAAAATGTCACCGATATGAGTGAAATGTTCTACGCTGCGGCAGCATTCAATCAGGATATCGGCGATTGGGACACCGCGAACGATACGAACATGAGTTTGATGTTCTACGCAGCTAAAGTATTTGATCAGGATATCGGCGACTGGAATACTTCGAATGTTATCAGTATGGACTATATGTTCCACAATGCCAGAGCGTTTAACCAGGATATCGGATCTTGGGACACTTCAAAGGTGACTACGATGTCCCATATGTTCGATACTGCCCAAGTGTTTAATCAGGACATCGGATCATGGAATACTGCGAAGGTCACCACTATGGCTTATATGTTTGCTCATACCAATGCGTTTAATCAGAATCTCGATGCGTGGGATACGTCAGGTGTAACAACCATGAACGGCATGTTCTATAGTGCCACGGCATTTAATCAGCATATTGGATCATGGGACACTTCACGTGTAAAAACGATGAATCAGCTTCTCAATGCCGCCACCGTATTTGACCAGTATATAGGGGATTGGAATACTTCAAATGTTACAGATATGACGTCCCTTTTTGAGGCTGCTCTTGCATTTAATCAAAACATCTCAGGATGGAACGTTTCAAGCGTAAAACTTATGCCAAGAATGTTCTTTGCTGCTACTGCATTTGATCAGAATTTATCAGATTGGAACGTGAGTAATGTTACAGATCATACTGAATTTGACGCCGTTGCAACCAGCTGGGTATTACCGAAACCGACATTTCCGTAA